In Tepidisphaeraceae bacterium, one genomic interval encodes:
- a CDS encoding zinc ribbon domain-containing protein — MPTTPPSPPRRDLSQGRKALFYIGMTLIAIGLISFLSTFISAAMNFGEFDEFESRGRSMAMRAFGGMILMIVGVVVSNLGRMGAAGAGLIPDPQRQRQDLEPWTRSAGGMLNDALSEVDALKHRPAPTASAATVKVRCPQCKALNDEHDKFCGQCGGPIA, encoded by the coding sequence TTGCCAACCACACCACCATCACCCCCGCGTCGCGACCTCTCGCAGGGGCGAAAGGCGCTGTTCTACATCGGCATGACGCTGATAGCGATCGGGCTGATCTCGTTCCTCTCCACGTTCATCTCGGCCGCGATGAACTTCGGCGAGTTCGACGAGTTCGAGTCGCGCGGGCGATCGATGGCCATGCGGGCGTTCGGCGGGATGATTCTGATGATCGTCGGCGTCGTCGTCTCGAACCTCGGCCGCATGGGCGCCGCCGGCGCGGGGCTCATTCCCGACCCGCAGCGGCAGCGGCAAGACCTCGAACCCTGGACCCGCTCGGCGGGCGGCATGTTGAACGATGCCCTGTCGGAAGTCGACGCCCTGAAGCACCGCCCCGCGCCCACCGCCTCCGCCGCGACCGTGAAGGTCCGCTGCCCGCAGTGCAAGGCGCTCAACGACGAACACGACAAGTTCTGCGGCCAGTGCGGCGGCC